A genomic stretch from Physeter macrocephalus isolate SW-GA chromosome 12, ASM283717v5, whole genome shotgun sequence includes:
- the LOC102975759 gene encoding interleukin-1 receptor antagonist protein, with translation MEVGRCHHGYLISLLLFLFHSETACYPLGNRPCEMQTFRIWDVAQKTFYLRNNQLVAGYLQGANTKLEEKIDVVPVEPHTMFMGIHGGKLCLACVKSGNEIKLGLEPVNITDLSTSKEEDKRFAFIRSDSGPTTSFESAACPGWFLCTATETDQPVGLTNKPQDAVQVTKFYFQQDQ, from the exons ATGGAAGTCGGCAGGTGTCACCACGGTTACCtaatctctctcctccttttcctgttCCATTCAGAGACAGCCTGTTACCCCCTGGGAAACAGACCCTGCGAGATGCAGACCTTCAG AATCTGGGATGTCGCCCAGAAGACCTTCTACCTGAGAAATAACCAGCTAGTTGCTGGATACTTGCAAGGAGCAAATACTAAATTGGAAG AGAAGATAGATGTGGTGCCCGTTGAGCCCCATACTATGTTCATGGGGATCCATGGAGGGAAGCTGTGCCTGGCCTGTGTCAAGTCTGGTAATGAGATCAAGCTCGGCTTGGAG CCTGTGAACATCACTGACCTCAGCACGAGCAAGGAGGAGGACAAGCGCTTCGCCTTCATCCGCTCCGACAGCGGGCCCACCACCAGCTTCGAGTCGGCCGCCTGCCCCGGCTGGTTCCTCTGTACAGCGACGGAGACCGACCAGCCCGTGGGCCTCACCAATAAGCCTCAAGATGCTGTCCAGGTCACCAAGTTCTACTTCCAGCAGGACCAGTAG